aACAGGCTTTTTGAAGAATAGGTTGGGGTTAGAGAAAGTCCCGTTCTGGTGCTGAGGAATAGAGAAGAGAGGGATCTCTAGGTGGAGAAAAATATTAAGAGTACTTTTTTAAGCATGTGGAGAGAGAATTAGATGAACCAGTCCTCAAGGATATCCATCTCCCTTTGCAGGCTGACTGGGGATAAAGAGGGGAAATCTGTCAACATAACCATGGCCTCAGTCCTTGCCCCAGAAACAAGTGTGCTCTATAAATGTTCATCAAACTATAGCCTATGTGAATTGTACTAAGGGCCACCATGGAGCCTCCGGCCACAAAATAACTCACCAGCATGGCACAGAATGGTTGTCCCAGCCTAACAGGCCAGGTAACTATAaaaatagttaccatttattaagtacttactataTGTTCACTTTACTTGAatcatctcatttagtcctcacaacccTAATAAGTTTAAAGTCAAGAAAGTCAAGACATTGAGAAGTTAAATCTGTTCAAGGTCAAGCAGGATTTAAGTGGTAGAGCTTAGATTTAAACCCAAGTCTGTCttcattcttaaccactgctctacaCAGCCTTTTatctgagcctcagggtagttatgacttgcccaaagccacttAGCTCATAAATGGCAGACCTGGGATTTCAGTATAGGCCTATGTGTTTACCAAACCTACACATTTTACACTCTACGCTCACTTAAGTAGGTGAGGATTGCAGGAGGCTAGAGTACATCTCCAGTGGGAGAGTCacagaaaacatttcaaatactTCATAACCTTGCCTTCCAGGGACTCAATTGTATAAGGTCTCAAGGTAAACCGAGACTCCACCTCTCACCATTTGTGAGCAGTCTATATCCCAGGGAACTCAAATAGAGCCAGAAGTCATTTGACACTGAACTTTATTTGTTCTGACCATCTGATATACTGTCTACCCTGCTAGGAAACAGAGACAATGCTGTCTGCAAAAGGCCAGAGACATGCCAAAATAAACACTGTGACCAGATCTCAAGAACAGCCCTGGAGGACAGAGTCTGTGGCAGCTAGTCAACTGCCCAATCGGGTCCCCTCTCTTCTCAGCTCTAAATGGGTGCTGATTCTTCAAATGGCTGTCAGAGCTGCCCTCTAGAGACCAGTAACTAACTTTGGTGTCCAAAGTCTTGATTACAGAGAACTATATGCTACCCAGTTGTCAATGAGAATCCAATTCTCTTTACTGGCCATGACCAAAAGATGGGAGTCAGGTGGTGGGGTGGTCCAGAGATAGAAACTAACTTGAGAATTTCCAGTAAACATCAAGCAAGGGCTGTCCAACTGATTCTCCCAGAGAAGCCCTACAAGGTATGACTGGAGATGCCCCAGAAACATTTCCTAGGAGCTATTTGTGCTACATAAACAGTGCCAAGTGAGTAAGGGCTTGCTTCCCAGAGACCTCTTGCCACCTACTTCAGCTTCTTCCTTAATTCAGACCCCATGGGGCTGCTGCTTCCCAAATCTAGTAAGGTGAAAGGGTTTCCCACCATCAAGcaatcctctcccttctctctagtTTCTATAAGGAGGCTTCAAGGAGGGCTCATGAGTGTGTGAGGCCTGAGAGAGGACTGCCTAGGGTATCCAGTCTTCTCTGTTATTCCAGCTCTAGCCACGTGGGGGCCCCTGGCTCCAGAGAATCGGGCACCCAGCTCTGGCTTTGCTCCCAGGGAAGGCTGGAGAGTTGGGAAACCCTTGCCCAGCAGGCCTGGGGCAGCTCCGTTTCACCAGCACCTGAGGGCGGGCTAGTGCACCACGAAAGTCTCAGGTTTCAGAAGGATGGCAGTTGCCTGTCTAAAGGCTTCTCTGTTCCTTGGAATTGTACAGAATGTCTCTTGTggcttttcctcctccctccttttttcctgTTGACTCTCCCCATCCGGCCTTCTGAATCACCAGACTCCACAGGAAAGCAGCAGATGTTGACTTTACTTCGTTCAAGCCAACGTCAGCTCTCTCCTTTGGAGTGGGGAGAAGGCAGGAAGGTGAGAGGTGGGAAATGGAGGAAGATAACCCTCGTCCTTTCCAAATTGTGAGGGAGGATGTAGAGGGAAACTGAAAGAAGTCAGGGACCTAGGCAAAAAATTCTTGATTCCTGGGGATGGGGAAAAAAGGGCCCTACATTAAGGCCCCAGTGTTGGCTCTGGAACCAGGATGGTAAGGAGGGAAGCACAGGGTGGGAGTGTAGTGCCAGCCCTTCTCATCTGAGGTAAGGCCTCATCTCTTGCCAGCAGCATCCTCATGACTCAAAGGTCAAGTCAGGCTGCAGGTCTGGGGAGATAGTCCAGAGGCTTCTTCGTGTCCCATATGAGCCCCCAAACCTCTGCTGTTATGCAAGTCTTTTGGAGAAGCTGCCAGGGAGGACTTTCTAGGGCTTTATTCTACATTCATTGCTccaatttctcttctcttttttcttcctcggGGATTTTCTTACGGGCAAAGAAGCCAAGCTGTAGGGAAAGAGATAAGAGTCATCACCAAATGCCCTGACTGGGGACCTGGCCAACAGCCCTCAGATGTATCTGAAGTCTTCAATTTTGTTCTGCTTCCAAAACTgagattcaaatttattttatttggcttagTTTAACTCAACCAACATTTCTGGAGGACAGTGAAGGAGATCTGGGCATGACACCCACAGCCTGCTTAGCTGCCCAGCACAAATCCAGTTCTCCCGGCTATAATCAAGGATTCCTTAATTCATGAGCACCGTGCCCCATATTCCCCACGACGGAAGTGCTTACCTTCCAAAGGCAGAAGACAAGGAGAGCGAGCAGAAGCAGCCCTCCCAGGACACTGCCAATGAGGATCCACAGGGAGATGAGGACAGGGCGGGACTGAATCACCTCCAGGAGGCTCTGCATAGGAAGGAGAGTTGTTTTTTATTTGCACCCTTTTGCCCAGCTAGCCTCACCCCACGTTGTAGCAAAGCCAGCCGCAAAATAGAAGACTAAAAGGAAAGAGACTGAGGTAGGAATGGAGGCAGTGGGACCCCACCATTCTGATTTATCACTTCTGACTCCCTGACTGCTGCCTGACGAAGACACCTCTGTTCTGAAAAAGCTCACAGGTGCCCTTAGGCCACTGCCACCCTTACTAGTTCCACAGCTCTCAGACTcagtctccagccccacctcactCCAACGGGAGGCTTCAGTCAGCTGTAGGACACTGCCCTCCTCAGTTCCCAGCTCGAAGGTGCTGACCACTGTCAGAGACTTGAATTTGGCCTGTGAATGGAAAGACATTTAAAGTGAGCCATCatctgaattgggagattgggattgactaatatatgtataaaatggataactaataagaacctgctgtataaaaaaataaataaaataaaattcaaaaattaaaaaaaaataaagtgagccATCATCAGGTGATAAGGCTCTCAGAACCCTAATGGCAAAGATAAAGCTGAGGGGCACAACTTCCAGGACGTTCAAAACCAGAGGAAAAGGTTGGAGACcgatggggaaagaaaagaagggttACAGATGGAAAGCCTATGGCCCTTCATATACTCTGTTTGCTCTACCTGAAATGCATTCAACTCCTCTTTCTTTGGCTAACTCCTACCCTTCCTTTAGATGTCATCCCCTCTGGGAAGTAGGGAAGTGTTTCCTCCTAACCCCCATCACCCTGGATCAGGTTATAATATTCTGTTTACTTCTCTGTCTTTCACCTCTGAACTATAAGATCCTTGAGGTCAAGGGTTGTGTGTTAGTAATTTATGTGTccctagtgcctagcacagtttctcaataaatctttgttaaaagaataaataaatgaatgaaaaaaggataccaaagagagaaagagagaaccagACTTAGGGAAGGATTAACTGTCAGACTTAACTTCCCTGAAAGATGCCTACATCCCAGGGATCTTGTGTAATTCAAAGTATACGGAACACGGGAAAGCACAATATAAATCCCTAGTACTAAACGGCTGTTATAATTAAGAGGTCATTTCCCTTCTCAGGAACTCACACAACTCCTGACTGCCTATCATATTAGGCTCGATTTCATCTTCCCGGCTTTAAAGAACTTTCATAATCTAGATCTCTTTCACTATACAATATCACTTCCCACTACCCTCCATGCTTACCCTGCATGTAATATCAactatttactcattcatttaataaaaatgtattaaatcacTACAATGAGTTAGGCATGGTGCTAAATGTTGAGGATATTCTTCTCAGTGTCTATCTAATAGAGGGCTTTTTATATAGCAGGCATTTGATGGGTTGATTGAATTTAGGTATACTATAAATGTTGGTTGATTATTGATATAACACTAAGAGATGATAAATGGAGGAAAATACAAGAATAGTAACTAGCTTCTAGTGAGTTCATCTCATTATTCATTTAGTCTTTacaacaaccccatgaagtaggtcttttcttccccattttagacatgaagagaaagaaacttagaaaaatgaaataactttGTGAGTAGGAGGCAAAGCACGAACTTGAACACGAGTCTGTCTACTGGAAAAGCCTATGCTACAGTCCCAGATAGGAGCAGCAGGGGAAAGcagtggaaaaggaaaagtttaCCCTTCGGAAAAATTCATTGTGAACCAGCCTCAGTAGTCCAACAGAGACCTCAGTCCCCTTTGCCAGTCGCCCAAGGTGGCACCTCATGACCTGACACCGGGAATTGCTCCCATTCTaccagaagagagagacagatcaGGATGCTGGGGTGGAAAtatcccccactccccactctaCTCTCCAGCCCAAGGCTCCAAACTCTACTGCTCCCCCCTGCATTCCCACTCTGGACACCTTCTTCACCCTCTTGTGACTCATACCAGCCAGCTTGTGTGCTGAAGCTCCTCTGGATGCACAGGGGGCTCTGGGGGCTCAGTCAGGTtctgcactgtgcagcttgccTAGAGGAAGATCCAACTTGAGGGACCCTCTTGATGGTGAGAGGCTGGCCACTCCAGGCTGAGCAGGCGCACACCACCCACACTCCTGTAGTTCTTCCCTGGGTgatcccttcctttcttctcaaagaagctaCATATGTGAAAGAAAGGCGcccccagggagggaggagccCTGAGAGCAGTGACCCAGGACGCTGGGAGCTGGGTGAGTCCACCAAATCAAGATGGCAGGGTTCCATACGCCCCTAGCCCAGACTCACATTGTTAGTGATGACTTGAGACAGTGACAGGAAGTAATTGCCCCCATGGGCCACAGCTGGAAGGAGGGCTGAGATGATGAGGCCACTGAGCACATAGCAGCCAAGGTTCTGAACCTAAAAGGAGGATTGGAAATGGGAAGAGgtgagagacaaagaaagacccTTCCTCATCTGTTCCTCTTTACCCTCGATACCACTGAAATCTAAGAGAGACTCCTCCCATCCTTTTCCCAGgaactcctccccctccctctgcttATGCCAAGGCCCCTCCAGCTTCTCACCCTAAGAGTGGTTTTGAATTCAGGGCCAGGGCCCTCTGGGAGGGTCCCATATGGGTGAACCTCATAGCGGTGCAGAGTGGACTCACTGCGTGGACACCAAGTCAGGAGGCACATGGTCACAGCCATGACACAGACACAGGGGCACATGGTCAGCACACAGACATGGATTCAGGGAAGGTAGGGCCAGCACATAGATAAAGAGATGGGGGTACATAGAGAAGATAGAAATGAGACATGACATAGACTTGGTACAAACTTTATGGCCACACCCCATATCCCATCACACCAGCTCCAACCCCCAGGGCCCAGCAAAGCCCTACAACTAGGATGCATAGGTATACCTATACCTAAGAAAGAAAGATGCTTAAGAGAAGCTTCAGCATGAGTGGGATTGAGGGCAAAAAGATAGAGCAGCCCTAAGGGTTTGGTGTTTGGGAACACTGAAGCACATGGAGGGAGAGGGGGGAAACATAAAGAGTAGGAGTCTGGGGTCAGAATGGGGTCTCAGTGGGGAGCTGAGCCATACCTAGAGAATAGGAGGTGAGGCTCATACTGGATGTAGGCTGAGGTCTGGGCTGTGTTATCAGGAAGCGTGCCATTTCTCTCCAGGCTATTGCTGTAGGGTCAGGGGGAGAGGCTCGCATCCCAGCCCTGTCTCAGACACCCCTCTCTAGAGTAAAGGAGTCACGCTGTTtccacccctgctcccacccacacaccaccaccaccaagaccCAACAGGAGCGGCCTGGGAGGAAATGCCCATTGTTCTCACCTGGTGGCAGTCAGCCTCACAAGGACCTGGCTCAGGAGGAAGGAGCAGCTAAACTCAAACTCTAGCAGAAAGGTCACCTGGGGGAGAGGGACATGGTAGATTTCTCCTGGGGGAGAGGGACATGGTAGATTTCTCCTCATGGGACAACTACAGAGGAACAGGAGCCCTTGTGTGCCTCCTTTCCTAAACTCCCAGGCCCCGCAGATTCCAGCCCCTGATCTCTCAGAGGCTCTTTCGCATCCTGGGCCCCAACTCACCTTGGCTCCAGCCTGGAAGACAGGATGCCCCACGCTGCAGAGGCGGGCATGAGGGGAAGGGGCTGCACACTCCACCTTCGCTGGGCCATCCCCCTGAGAGCAGAGGAAGGGGGGTGGAGGCTAAGGTGGGGCTGCAACTGCCCTCCTGCCTGCAGCCTCTAAACACAGCCTTTCCCTAGGGCCCCTCACAGCCAATACCGCAATcgtcctcctccttccctgactCCTCCCAAATTCCCTCCCCCAAGGGCACCTGAGGAGTAAAACTGGACAGGTGAAGGTTTCTGGAGAAGCTGAGACCCAGGCTAGTGTTGTAGGCATTTTCCTTCCTGTTCTCCAGAGTTGCTGACACCAGCACTTTCCGCCGACCACCGCGAACCACGAATGGGTCCTTCCTAGGAGTTGTGGATAAAAGAGAGCCCAGAGTTGAAGGAGTGCCAGAAGCCTCGCTTCTGTCTTCCTGGGCAAGAAACAACCCTCCATCTCCCTTCAAGTCCCTTCTGATCTGTCTCGGGTCACCCCCGTTTGGCCAATTCACGTCCATCCCACCTGGAGCCTCTGATGTCCATATTAGCTCGAAGTACCAGATCTGTGACACATTCATTGTCAGGGCCACAGTCCTTCGAGAAGGGGAcctagaggagagagaaggggctgAGGGCTGAGAGGAAGGCATGGGAGAAAGGAATGGGATTGAGGGAAAAGTGAAAAGAGTGGGTGCCCAAGTTAGATTTCACTGTGATCTcatgtctcctccctcccctttctcttgAATTCACTGAGAAGGGCAGTGTTGGgacccagggcagggcagggcttggCACTTCTGACCAGCTTTCGTATGGAGGTGGGTGAGCCCTCATCCAGCACAGGCCCTGGCTTTGTGGTGTTGTCCAAAGCAAAGGTCACAGTCAAGGCCACTGGCCGGAGGTAATCTGATGTATCCTGAGAGAAACCAGAGTCAAGGATTATGGGGAGCAAGGATTAGGGACACGACCCAGGAATCCTAGCAGAATGTGATAATTATGGCTCAGCACTTTCTGTGTGCTGGACACTGTCCTAAGGTTTTATCAATACTATTACATTTAATTCTAAGACAGCTAACTCCTATTttgtagttgttattattatccctCCCTTTTCAGGCAAGGAAACTAAGGTTTGCAGGTTATATGACTTGCCAGAATTCACAGGTGGTAAACGGCagagcaggattcaaacccagatcagcCTGACTCCACAGTCTGATCTTTCTCACACTCCTGACTCTGGCTTTCTTGCCGATCCAGCAGAAAGTACCCCCTCTGATCCAGCCTCCTTCTCACTCCCAGGCCCTGATGCAAAGCacttcctgccccctcctcaccAGCACATGGAAGTGCAGCGGCTCACAAGTGATAGTCCCCACACTGAGCCGGAGCCGCCGAGGGGGCAGCCTCTGGCCAGAGCCGTCAAACGCTGCACGGGCCCCAGCTGTCCACTCATCCAGCGATGCTATGAACCGCACATCTGAATGGGGCAGGCAAGAGTGCAGGTGGAGAGGGGTCCCAAGACCATGGCAGGCAAGGGGTTGAGAGCTGCCTAGCATGCACTCTAGTCACTCACGGAATTGGCGATCCCAGCGGCCGGGAGTGTGGGAGGTCACTTGGAAGCAAAGGGCTGCGGATAGGCATGCTGCCTCCTGGCTGCGTCGCTTGCAGTCCCTCTGAACCACACTGATGGCCGGCGGGGTCACATCCAGTGAAGGGGCCAGGTGGACAATGGGCCGGGAGCTGGGAACAGGGTGGGAAAGATAGTctagcagagggaagaaagccCTTTGAGAAAGGCAGTCCCCAGTGTTTGCCTCCCTGAGGTCCAAGGAAAGAATAAGGAGCTAGGGGACACATGTGTCCGCCTCCCCTGAACCTTCTGACAGAAGTaagataatagctaacatttttttaaaattaatttatttttatttttggctgcctgggtctttgctgctgcgtgtgggctttctctctagctgtggcaagcaggggctactcttggccttggtgcatgggcttctcattgcggtggcctctcctgttgtggagcatgggctctaggtgtgtgggtttcagtagttgtggtatgcgggctcagtagttgtggcgcacgggcttagttgttccgcggcatgtgggatcttcccagaccagggcttgaacccgtgtcccctgcattggcaggcggattcttaaccactgcaccaccaggcaagtcccaatagctaacatttaatcAGCACTTGCCGTGTTCTAGGCACTGTGTTTAGATCTTTTCACAGATTATcgcgtttaatcctcacaacaaacctctaaggcaggtactattattattcccattttataaactaGGAAATGGAGGCATAGAGTAAGTTGATCAAGAAAGCCAAATGTAAGTTTGTGACTCCAAAGCCCTTGCTTTTAACAGCTATGCCATGCTATCGACTGCTACCTTAGCTGGGGCCGCTCACCTGAGCAGGATGGCTGCCCCTTGGGCACCCACAGCAACATCTACCAGGTCATCTCCATCCAGATCTAACCGGCCATCCACACTTCGGCCAAAGTAGCTGAGGGCCTGTGGCATGGAGACAGCAGCAATCCgctgagagggagaggggagagactgAGCAGAGACTCACACAACTGGTTTCCCAGGCCTCCCACCTGGCTTTTTCTAATTCTCCCCTCAGGCATGAGGAGGAATGAGAGAAACTTGCCTGTGTTCAGGAGTCCCTAGTACAGCAACATGTTTCCTACCCCACCGCCTCACCTTTTTGACTACTGATAAAAAAGGCACTTGTTCAGTTTGGGTCTCAAGCCCAGGGGAGCAATGATAACCAAAGGGTgcacctcccttccccttcctcccaccatGCCCCTGCCTCGTCGGGGCACTCCTGACCTGGGCAGGACGGGGCTTGACTCCACTCTGGGTCCCGTGATAGAGGTACAGTGCTCCACGGTGCCCATCCTCCAGGGGCGCTCCCATAGCCACATCAGCAAAACCATCTTGGTTCAGATCAGGAAGGGCAGCCATGGCAAAGCCAAACCGAGCATCCTGCGGGGGTTCTGGCTGAAGTGTTCCCTGGAGTGTCAGCAAGGACTGCTGGTGGAGGTGAGGAGAAGACAGAAGATGCTGATTTGACAGTCCCGACCTCTCGGCCAGCCCTCAAATGTGtgtgccttccctccctccctttgccCCCCACAGACAAGTTCTAGGGTATCCCAGCAAGTCTCACCTGGCCCACCAGATACACATAAACACGTCCTGTCTCCTTGTTCTGGGGCCCCAGGAACATGGGGGCAGCCACAAGCAAGACGTCAGTTGTTCCATCCCCATCCGTATCCAATGGGCAGAGCTCACTGCCAAAGTACGAGCCAATCTGGAGAGCGGTGGGTAGTGGTGACcccagaggaaagggaaggcaaGATTATGGACAAGTGGGAAGCACCTGCCAATCTGGTCCTCACATCCCTGACAGACTCTGCCAACCAGAATTCAACACAGACTTTTAAGGCCCCTCTCTTGTCCCTTCACTCTCTTCCCCCACAGCCTGAAGGTCCCTCAGGAGCCAAGGGTCTCACCCTCCGTTGGATGCCCTACCTGCTCCCCCTGGAGGCTCTGGGCGACCCTCACAGCCCCATCTTTCTTAAGCTGGAAGGCGATGACCTTTCCTCGATGTCTAAACCGAGGAGCTCCTGAGAGAAAGAGGCGGCGTCCACCCCGCAAAAGCATGGAGGAAACAGAGTAACCTAGAAGTGGACAAGGAATCGGGGGTGAAAGGGAAAGAAGATGGGGTCAGAGTAGGAGGTTTCCCTAAAGGCACAGAAGGGGGTCCCAAAGGAAGGTAGCAGGAGATCAGTGAGAAACCGCATGAGTTAAGAGTGAGTACCTTataccccccatcccacccccgacTGAGGAAGCATTTTTCCCCCTCCACCTTCTAATCCTTTGCAGCTCTCTGCTACTCACCCAGGTAGGCTGCATGGTTCTGCAATGCAGGGGGGAACTCATCTTCCAGGGCCGTCCGTGGCGGGAAGAGGCGGCGACCTTCTTCAAGCCATAACACTGAGCCCCCCCAGTCATAAGCCCCTACCATCCCGAAGAGAATCCCATCCTGTAGGGCAGAACCAGATGGGGTCGCTGAAAAGACAGTGGGGAATAAGAAGAAAAAGCTTTCCAGGAGTGAGAGGGTCACTGAGGGCATGCTGGGGTCAGTTGGTGAGGTATGGGAAGGTCAGCATGGACATTGAATAAAGGAGGAATCTAGAAGAGCCCTGGGGTTGAAGCTGTCTGAGTTAGAGGCTGGAAGGAGTCAGATGTTGAGAGGGGTCAGAGTCTGTCCAACCTTTAGCCGATGAGTAGAGAAACCAATCTGAGACATTTCCAGCCCAAAGGAGCTTTCATTTTCTCCGTGGGACCCTTGAGTGTGAGAAAATATCATGAGGCAATATAAGGGAAGACAGTTTCCCCTTTGACCTTCTGAACTTATTCCAGAAGCCCACCTATACCCCAGAACTCCCCCTACCCTGTCCTCTGTTTCTCCAGGGTAATCATTACCCTCAAGGCCAAAAATCCGGTCCCCTAATGCATCCACAATGTCAGTCAGTGCTGCTTCATCTGTGACATTGAAGAAGAACCTCTCATCTGGATCACTGGCAATAGCTCTGATTTCCTGCAGGAAAGAGCTGGGGTCTCGCTGCCGCCGGAGGTAGTGACCAAGGACCTGGGGTCAGGAGATAAAGGTGGGGTCTGCTAGCTGTGTGCTGTGAGACGGTAGAGGTGTACAGGACACAGCCAactaaagagaagaaagggaatatGGCTGATGTCTGGGAAGTGGTCAATGCCCGTTTTCCTTAAGTTCCCAGTCCTCAGTGTCACCCTCCCCAATCCCTTCTATCCTTCCAGATCCAGAGCTGTTCTCACCGCAATCCCATAGCGTGTCACTCTTCCAGCTTCACAGGCCTTTAGTGCTGTAGGAAGTTCCTCTCCATCATGTGACTCTCCATCAGTGACAACCACCAGTAGCCTGGCAGCCTCTGGTCGGCCCCCATGGGACTGACTGAATCCTTCTGtgctgagaagagagagaaaggagtgaGGTGTGATCAGATGTGTGCagatagatacacatacacacagtactTAACACTGCCAGCAGTTCACCGAGGTCAGGCCTCTTGCCTTTTAGCCCATCTCCCCAACTGTCTAGCGTAGAGACAGTAAGAGCTTAAACGTCTGAATGTCATAGAACATATAGAGCAGCATATCATCAATGTAAGTAAGTATAAAATCCATTCACTCAtagattcattcagcaaatattgtaTTTAGGAGGACAAATATTAAGGGAACGTAGAATAAAGGAGAATGGTCAGGTCAGGGGAGTCTTCCCAGAGATGAGTTTTGTCACGTTTGGAAAATAGGCTAGGACATGAGTGGTGGAAAACCTGAGGGCCAAGAGCTAAGTGGGAGTGGAGGTATATAGACAGAGAGAATTCTGTCTGCAGAGATAAATAAAGCAGAAACATGGAGAGACACAGATACAGACAATTTGTAGAAATGCAATGAGTGCAATGACAGCCAATTTAGCCTTCCCCCACCTACATTAGTGTGCAAACAAAGATAAGCTGGCAAGACATCTTGGGATGTACATACTGCACTCCAAAGCCTCCCCTAACCCTTCTGGCTTCCCACACCCCCCTTCCCAGTGCCTCACCAGGCCATCATTATTGCTTGAGCAGTCTTTGTTTCTCGTCCCTCCCGCCGGCTTAGGTTCCTtgctgctctcaccacttcttctttggTTCGGAAATCTCCCAGGGACCATTCATGTACAGAGCTCTCCCCATACTGTACCAGTCCCACCTGAGAATAAAGTGTGCACTCTAATGgagtgtgtgtatgggggtggggggtggagaagGTATGCGAGGGAGGGGAGACGAGCACCTGGATACTACTGAAGATGCTACCTACATTTAtctcctctctccctgtctctccccttcaagcccatccatgttgccTTCTCTTACCTGTATCTGCTCCGGGTCAATAAATAATCTCCCTACTAGTCTTCGCAGGAAGGTCTGAACTTCAGACCAGGGGTAGATGCTGTTGGAGCCATCCAACACAATGACGACATCCATGTATGTGGGGCAGCCTAGGAGGAGGGGTATGGTGATGGGGAACAGAGGGGTAAAGGACATTGGGCATGGGGGCAACAAGGGAAGAGGTCACAGGAGGGCACATTTAATTCAAACATTTATTAGGCACTTCTTACATATAAGGAAGGTAGTGTGCCAGGTCCtgggtaaatataaaaatgaataaaagagaagatgggcaTATATACAATTgactaaaaaaacaaagaaggaattaAGCGCTAGTAGAAACATAGCACCACTCTATgatgtgagagaaaaaaagagggtcAGTTCTGATGGAGGAGAATCAAAGGAGGCAGCGACTGAAAAGATACTGAAGACTGGAGATGTTTGAGGCGAGGAGACTAAACACGAAGGCATTTGGGTGGAGAACACTTTAAACGAAAAGAGATGGAAGTATAAAAATAGATGACACATAGGAGAATGGTGAGGTGAAGGCTATAGCCAAGGTGCAGGGTATAAAGGGATATAGTGAGAGTTGAGTTTTTGAAGTTGATTAAATCAGTTCATGGAGTCTTGACGACCTGGTAAAGAGTCTGAATTCTCATCTGTTAGGAAACATGGAGCTTTTGCGGACACGTTAGGTAGCAGTAAGGATAAGCCATGCAGTTCCCCTGTCAAGCATCATACCCTGTGGCCCCATCTTTTTCCCACCCTGCACCCCGTTCTAGGGACTGAGTCCTCAGGCCCTTCTCCTGGCTCACGTTGTACAGTGGGTGCCAGGCTTCCCTGGGGCTGGAACGAAGCATCTACACGGGCACATATCCCAGAACTGAAGACAGATGAGCCACAAGCATGAGACCAGAGAGGGGCACAAGCCTGGGGATGGATAGAGGAAACAGTTACTCCCAGGCTTGGGAGGGCACCCTCAGAACATGCTCTTTGTCAAAAGAGGCATTGAGACCACTCCCCAAGACCCCCCTCCTTGCTTTCTAGGGTTTTTAACTCCTTGACCCCTCCACATAGACCAGTTTCCCTTATCATACCGCCCTTTTCTCTACCACAAACCTTCACAGACCCCGCCACCACCCTTTCCTTAGCTTACCATGAATCCCCCATCACCAAC
Above is a window of Balaenoptera acutorostrata chromosome 1, mBalAcu1.1, whole genome shotgun sequence DNA encoding:
- the ITGA10 gene encoding integrin alpha-10 isoform X1, which gives rise to MMPPGGSTKAEKYTKIAHSSFAWSGAPHTSPPLLLPFLPTLFLAASGRGQDGRESTENREGEGQRHRGLLTQTEHPDMEFPLIPHLFLPLMFLTGLCSPFNLDVHHPRLFPGPPEAEFGYSVLQHVGGGRRWMLVGAPWDGPSGDRRGDVYRCPVGGSHNAPCAKGHLGDYPLGNSSRPAVNMHLGMSLLETVGDGGFMACAPLWSHACGSSVFSSGICARVDASFQPQGSLAPTVQRCPTYMDVVIVLDGSNSIYPWSEVQTFLRRLVGRLFIDPEQIQVGLVQYGESSVHEWSLGDFRTKEEVVRAARNLSRREGRETKTAQAIMMACTEGFSQSHGGRPEAARLLVVVTDGESHDGEELPTALKACEAGRVTRYGIAVLGHYLRRQRDPSSFLQEIRAIASDPDERFFFNVTDEAALTDIVDALGDRIFGLEGSHGENESSFGLEMSQIGFSTHRLKDGILFGMVGAYDWGGSVLWLEEGRRLFPPRTALEDEFPPALQNHAAYLGYSVSSMLLRGGRRLFLSGAPRFRHRGKVIAFQLKKDGAVRVAQSLQGEQIGSYFGSELCPLDTDGDGTTDVLLVAAPMFLGPQNKETGRVYVYLVGQQSLLTLQGTLQPEPPQDARFGFAMAALPDLNQDGFADVAMGAPLEDGHRGALYLYHGTQSGVKPRPAQRIAAVSMPQALSYFGRSVDGRLDLDGDDLVDVAVGAQGAAILLSSRPIVHLAPSLDVTPPAISVVQRDCKRRSQEAACLSAALCFQVTSHTPGRWDRQFHVRFIASLDEWTAGARAAFDGSGQRLPPRRLRLSVGTITCEPLHFHVLDTSDYLRPVALTVTFALDNTTKPGPVLDEGSPTSIRKLVPFSKDCGPDNECVTDLVLRANMDIRGSRKDPFVVRGGRRKVLVSATLENRKENAYNTSLGLSFSRNLHLSSFTPQGDGPAKVECAAPSPHARLCSVGHPVFQAGAKVTFLLEFEFSCSFLLSQVLVRLTATSNSLERNGTLPDNTAQTSAYIQYEPHLLFSSESTLHRYEVHPYGTLPEGPGPEFKTTLRVQNLGCYVLSGLIISALLPAVAHGGNYFLSLSQVITNNASCTVQNLTEPPEPPVHPEELQHTSWLNGSNSRCQVMRCHLGRLAKGTEVSVGLLRLVHNEFFRRAKFKSLTVVSTFELGTEEGSVLQLTEASRWSESLLEVIQSRPVLISLWILIGSVLGGLLLLALLVFCLWKLGFFARKKIPEEEKREEKLEQ